The Myxocyprinus asiaticus isolate MX2 ecotype Aquarium Trade chromosome 26, UBuf_Myxa_2, whole genome shotgun sequence genome has a window encoding:
- the eps8b gene encoding epidermal growth factor receptor kinase substrate 8 — protein sequence MFFSCARVVECLGILNGAQLFSLSKDELRTACGDEGSHVFNQISVQKAQIERSLGDSELQEIMRRRQQELDESTWE from the exons ATGTTCTTTTCATGTGCCAGGGTGGTGGAGTGTCTGGGTATTCTGAATGGAGCTCAGCTCTTTTCTCTCAGTAAGGATGAGCTAAGAACCGCGTGTGGGGACGAGGGCTCTCATGTCTTCAATCAGATCAGTGTGCAGAAAGCCCAAATTGAG AGGAGTCTCGGAGACTCAGAACTACAGGAGATCATGAGGCGACGGCAACAGGAGTTGGACGAATCAACCTGGGAATGA